One Ananas comosus cultivar F153 unplaced genomic scaffold, ASM154086v1, whole genome shotgun sequence DNA window includes the following coding sequences:
- the LOC109705002 gene encoding uncharacterized protein LOC109705002 produces the protein MAVQAQFPSNPPLLLSPHFRPRARDDVLLDEIHMIHDRSLLRAHAHAHAQFDAAYNNNNSGCGGAWAEENELVTPPPQNGPVPIQARVVAPAIDVGGGASTSGRPAGEDVVSHLHRQSAEIDAFVRLEVPILLHLDPRLRSLYMYLSIYVYVSSCCC, from the exons ATGGCCGTGCAAGCCCAATTCCCTTCCAatccccccctcctcctctccccccaTTTCCGCCCCAG GGCTCGCGACGATGTGTTGCTGGACGAGATCCACATGATCCACGACCGCAGCCTCCTCCgcgcccacgcccacgcccacgcccaATTTG ACGCAGcttacaacaacaacaacagcggctgcggcggcgcatGGGCGGAGGAGAACGAGCTCGTGACGCCGCCGCCCCAGAACGGCCCCGTCCCGATCCAGGCTAGGGTTGTGGCTCCGGCGATcgacgtcggcggcggcgcATCCACCAGCGGCAGGCCCGCGGGAGAAGATGTGGTGTCGCATCTGCATCGGCAGAGCGCGGAGATCGACGCCTTCGTCCGCCTCGAGGTGCCGATCCTTCTCCATCTCGATCCTCGTCTTCGTAGCCTCTATatgtatctatctatatatgtgtatgtttcttcttgttgttgttga